The segment ATTTTTATATTTCCCTCCTATAATTTAAAATTTTCTGCTGCTTTTTGATTTATTATCATATCCATTTTTCCATTATTCAAAAATTCGTTCATTTCATTCACAAGAAGTTTTGGCGCCTTTGGTATTGCATCTACAGTATCTCCTGCTATATGTGTAGTCAGGGTAACATTATCCAGCTTTAATATAGGGTGATTCTCAGGAATCGGTTCCTCCCAGAATACATCTAATGCTGCTCCTGCTATTTTCTTTTCACCAAGAACCTTTATCAGTGCTTCCTCATCTAGTATTCCTGCCCTTGCTGTATTTATCAGATAGGCATTTTCTTTCATAAGCGACAATAACCCCATATTAACGAAGTTTTTTGTCTGATCTGTAAGTCTGATATGCAGTGATATAATATCAGAGTTTTTGAACAACTCTTCCAGTGATACCAGCTCCACATCCCCAAGTCCTTCTTTTTCCAGTTTTTCCTTATCCAGAAACGGATAGTGTTTTATTCCCCGGAAGAAGAAATGACGCTGCAAGTATTATAGGAATTAACATTATTCCTGTAATCAGCGTGGCAGGCTCTCCATATCCCGCTGCATCATTTATCGCGAGATACCATTCTCTTGATTTTCCTCCGGCTTTCGCTGTTCCTCTTGATGCTTCAGTCAGAATCTGAAATGCTGAGGCAAATATTCCTGCTACTTTTGGAAAAATAGCCAAAACTGCCGCTGTACTTATTCCCACTGTTGCAATTTCTCCCCATGAAGCCAGCTGTCCCAAATCTTTAAGATTTCCGAGAATTCCAAGAAAAAGTCCGAGAATCAACCCTAAAAACATAGGTTCCCCAAGCAGTCCGAGTCTTTTTTTCAGATTTTCCGGATCAAGCTTTATTTTATTGGCTCCGAGTTTATTTAATATCCAGTCCATAACTATAGCATAAGGTACTGATTCAATATGATGCGGTGCTGTTATTGTACAATTCGGATATCCGTAATATTTTGACCATCTTTTCTGGACAACCTCGGCAAGAAGCAGTGTATAAAGGTTCATTACAAGCATACAGCCAAGTGACAGCCAGAGATTCCCTGTTACAAAGTAGAGCATTGAACCCCAAAGCATGTATGAGTAATTATTCCAAAGATCTCCGGGCATGAATATATTTGTCCATTTAAGGAGAAATAACACAGCCTGAAATAAAAGACCCAGCCCTACAAAGATCATTCCTATTTTGGTAGAATATCCCACTATTGCCGAAGCCTGCCATCCTGTGTCTATAACCGGCAGATTTATTCCTGTGATATCTACCATTTTCTGTACTGTAGGAACTATTACAGGAATATAAGCCCCTATAAGCATATTAAATCCTGTAAGACCAACACCGGCAAGCAGTGCAGAATTAAATGCTTTTTTGACATTTACTTTCATTATCAGTGCTATTATAAATAAAACTGCCGGAACAAATATTGCAGGCCCAAAGGTGTCAAAAATACTTTTCAAAGTCTGAAAAAACATAAAAATCCTCCTTATCCTTTAGAATTCAAAATTGTCAGTACTTCCTCAATAAACTCTTCTTCGCCGAAACCGGTAAGAAATCCCATTGCACTTACTATAGGAACTCCGTAAACATCTTTTATCGGGCATGTATAAGCAATAAAGTCAAAGCTTCCCGATCCAAGAGCTGTTTCTATTCCTCCGGGATTTACCTCTGTGGCATTTACATTAAACCCGTGTTTCCCCAAATGTTCTTTTATTTTTGCAGAAAGCATTGAAGAAGTAACAGTACCTGAACCGCATACTGATAAAACGTTGATTTTAGCCATGATTCTCACTCCTTTTATTTTATTTCGTTTAAAAAACTCAGTAATTCATATACTTCATCTATAGAAGCAGCATTTTTTACATTTAATAATAATTCATGATTTTCAATAACTGTTACCAGCTTCTGGAGAAAATCTATCTGCATATCAGGATTATTAATTGCTATCATTATTATTACAGAAGCCTCTACCTTCTGCGCCGGTTCTCCCATCATGCAGAATTCCACGGGATTTTTCAGTACCGCAACAGCAATCTTAGGTTCATTTACATGTTCTCCCGTAGTATGCGGAATTGCTATGCTTATATTTCTGCATAATATTCCTGTGGGAAACTCCTTTTCCCTGTCTACTATTGCCTGTGGATAGGTCTCTTTTACTATATTTTCCGCAAGCAGTTTCCCGCCCATATATTTTAGTAAACTGTCCCTGCTGTTCTGTTCCACGTTTAATTCTATAAAATTTTTGTCTAGTAGTCTCACTTTTATCTCTCCTTCTAAATTTCAGTATACTTTTTTATAAGGCTGAAAACTGCTTCACTATCCCGGATATTTTCCATTTCCTTCAAAAACTCAGTATTTTCCGAAAGTTTTAATATGTCCTCAAATGATCCTGATAATTCGGCTTTTGAATGACAGGATATAGCAAGTATGTTTCTTACCATATACATTCCCGGAAATTCCACAGGAATTTTTTTTCTTAAAAATGCAATTCCTGTCCTGAATACATTATTTTGCCTCTCTGCATGCAAAAGTATAAATTCATTTTTCAAAACCATATAAACTCCGTTTTTATTTATGTTGCCGATTATATTGTCTATGTATCCCTCATTTATATAACCGTTTTTCAGCAAAATCCCGCCGGCTGTATTAACAGTTTTGATCCAGTCTGCTTCTTCGTCTGAAACCATTATATTTTCCAGTGTCAGAAAGCTGCTGAGTCTTTCTTTGGAGGTATATCCGCCGTTTTCCCTGTCATCCAGAATTTTCCCTCCAAACTTATTTATCAATGAATCCCCAAGATTTTCCATATTTTGAAAATTTTCCGAACTTCTTAGTATTTCCAATATTTCAGTCAGTTTTATTTTTGACACTCTCTTATTTACTCCTGCATCCCGAATACTCTTCCTGTCTGAATCAGATAAAACCACTCCCACTTTTATTATATTTATATTTTTTTTTATGATTTTTTTCTCTATATCTATTGTGGAAATAATCAGGTCTATATTGGAAAAATCATACTCAAACACTTTGTAATACGGTATTAATTCTGCTATCTCTATGTTATATTCAGCCGAAAGCTGCTGTGACAAAAGATTTGACGTAGCGTATCCCGTACTGCACACAAGAAGTATTCTGTATATCTTCACCTGTTTTTCCTTTGCCCTTTCTATAGCCAGCTTAAAGTGGACTGTAAATAATGCAGTTTCTATATTGCTTATTTTGCATCCTATATAATTTTCCAGTTCTGTCAGACTTTTTCTCACTGTTTCCAAAAGCTCTTTTTCTGTGCTGATTATCTCTTCCAAAACAAGACCGGGAAAGAATATATTGTTTTTTATTCTGTATATTGTAGGTTTTATATGGTTTAGAAGTCCCTCATAAAGAAGCTCGTCTTTTGTTATTTCTATTTCTGTATTTTTATCTACTTCATTTATTATCTTTCTTACAAGCAGTTCTGTTTCCACCCAGTTTTCATAAAATGAATAGTCAAAATTATATGTATGGCTTCCCAGAAGGTAATCCACTATTTTCAATACTTCATTTTTATGAATTGATATTTTGTACTTATTTTCCAGCTGATTTATCGAATTACTGACTACTTCATATTCTTTAGTCAAAAGAAGATACTCGTTTAAAATCTGTTTTTCCTGTGTATGGTTTCCTGTCTGAAGTCTTTTTACAAGTATCATGATGTATAAGACCAACACTTCATGTGCTTCGTTTGATACTATTTTGTCAAGACAGCTGCTCAAATTTTCCACATATTTATATAAATTCTCGGTATCTATATTCTTTTTGTAATCTATCAATATTTTTTTTATTTCAAATTTCAGAAAATCAGGAATTGTTTCTGTATTATTTCTGCTATAGTCTATATTGTAGTCTACATAGTATTTCAGCTGTTTTTGACGGATTTTTTCCTCATCGCCGGTCAGTAAAAAACCTTTCTTTTTATCAAAATGCAAAACCAGTTCTTTGGCTTTTATCTCCTCCCTCAGGATTTTCAGATCCTTTTTTATTGTGAGCTCACTGACTCCCAGCTCAAAAGCAAATTTTTCCGTTGTAAGTTTCTCAAATGTATTGAATAATATTCGCGCTGTTATAAATTCCGTCCGTTCCCTTTCAGAAAATTTATAATCTGTTATCTCCATATTCTTCAAAAAACTTTCAAGTTTAAAACCTTTTTGAAACCTTAGATATTTATTATCTTCTATAGTGGGCAGCTTATATTTTTTCAGATAATGATTCAGGTTTTTTATGTCGTATCTTATTGTTTTCGGGACAGTGTACAGCTTTTCACTTAAAAATTTTACGTCGGTGTCCTTATGCACATTTAATATATCCAGTATTTTTATATGTCTTTCATTCAGAATATTACTCCCCTCCTTTTTTCCAGTACTATATGTTTACCATGGAAATTTTTATTTACAAGTAAAGTAAAGTCCTGAAAAACGGTAAATATTTATCCTATTCAAAAAATCTCCCCTGTTTTTCAGCAAAAAGTAACAATCCGCGGGAACTGCTCAGTATGATTTTTATTAAGAATTGAAAAGTATTGGATTTCATTGTATAATATTAAAAATTAAAATCAACACTGGAGGAAATTAGTGGCAGAAAAGAAAAAAAGAATGTCTGTGTATTCTGTTTTAATACTTTCATTCTTTTTCATAATTATTATAGGAACTATATTACTCAGTCTCCCTGTAGCAAGTTTTCCCGGGAAAAGACCTTCTGTGATAGACTCATTATTCATCGCTACTTCGGCTGTAACTGTAACTGGTCTTGTAATCACTGATATAAATTACACATTCACTCTATTTGGAAAAACAGTCTTAATTATACTTGTCCAGCTTGGCGGATTAGGGGTAATGACTTTTTCATCTGTAATAGTATTGTTCCTGACCCATAAAATAGACTATACTGCAAAAAAAATCATACAAAAGGATCTTAATTACAATACACTTTTTAATATACAGTCTTATATAAAAAACCTTATAAAAATAGTATTTCTAATAGAATTTATCGGCGCATTCTGTTTATTTTTTGTTTTCATAAAAAAATTCAGCTTTTTAAAAGCTGTTTACTACGCAGTATTTCATTCAATATCTGCATTTTGTAATACGGGATTTTCGCTGTTCCCCGGCAGTCTCAGCGAATACAGAACTAATATTCCCATAAATCTCATTATTCCAATGTTAATAACTCTGGGAAGTCTGGGTTTTACCACACTAAACAGTATTTATACACTGCTTTTTCCAAAATTTAAAAGTGATAAAAAGAGAATCCGTCTTACTCTTACTGCCAGATTATCTGTTATAGTATCACTTATTCTTATTATTTTGGGAACCGTTTTAACACTTTTAATTGAAATGTCAAATCCTGATACACTGAAAAATTTTGTTTTTCACGATAAGCTTCTGCTCTCATTTTTTCAGAGTGTCAGTATTAGAACAGCCGGTTTTCAGACCCTTGATTTGATACATATGAGAAAGCCTACTCTTATATTTTATATGATACTTATGTTTATAGGCGCTTCTCCGGGTTCTACGGGCGGCGGAATAAAAACAACAACAATTGCCGTAATTACACTTGGTGTTTATACTACACTTTCACACAGAAAAAACATCGAATTTCATAAGAGGGAGATAAGCTGGGGAGTATTTAACAGAGCAATTGCAATAGTTTTTATATCTATAATTTATATTTTTGTTATTGTTTTTACTTTGAGTTATATAGAAAAAAATCAAAAATTTATCCTTCTGCTTTTTGAGGTGATTTCTGCTTTTGGAACAGCTGGTTTGTCATTGGACATAACTCCGGTACTTACGCCTATTTCAAAAATATTAATTTCTCTTACTATGTTTCTTGGAAGAGTGGGACCGCTTACTGTTGCAATGGCACTTACCATGAAGCGCAGAAAAAAAGGAACATACAGCTACCCTGTTGATAAAATTCAGATTGGATGCTGATTTATTAAAAAAAGGAGCTGAATTAAAACGGCAGTTATCAGAGATTAGCTTACCGGTATTGCGTAAATAAAATCCGAAGAAATACTGTTTTAATTCAGCTCCTCTATATTTATATTTTTTTATGGTTCTTTATTTTAATTTTTCACAAAAACAAATACACTCTGTAAAGACTGGTCATTCCACTCTTCTTTTTTAAATGAAGAATATACACTTTCCAAAGTAAATCCTTCTTTTTCAGCAAGAAATATAAGCTCATCCTTTGTAAGCGAATAAAGCTCCTGATGGGATTCTATATCTCCGTCAGGCATTTTAAGTATTGTATGAAAGTCTATTATTCTGCTGTTTCCGTGTCTGTGATAATTTCTTATAAATTCTATATCTTCATTTTTTATTGTGGGAAGAAAATTTATATTTTCATTAAGTATCCGGTTGTAATTAATAATCTGCACTACTAGTTTTCCGTTGTTCTGCATAACTGAATTCAGTTCTCTAAGTGCTTTTTTTATTTTATTGGTAGAAGTCAGATGTACAAGTGAATTTCCTATGCAAAATACAGCATCAAATCTCTCCCTTTTGAATACACTGCTTAATTCCAGCATATTCCCGAATATGAATTTTATATTTTTCCTTTTATCAAATTTTTTCTCTGCTTCTTCGAGCATTCCTTTATCCAGATCCACTCCTGTAATATCTCTATCATGAGTAAGCAGTGCATCTGAATATTTCCCGTCTCCGCATGCCAGATCCAGTATTTTCTTTTTCCCGTTGAATTCTTCCTCAAGAAATTTCACCGCAACCGGATTCAAAGGAAAAATTTTGCCATAATAAATGCTTATATCCTTGTAGAAGAGCATTTATCCACCTCCTGATTTATTTTATGTATAGAACATTCTTTGCAATAAAAAACTGTTTTCTCCCATTCTATTACTGAAAAGTTCAAAAGATTATAATCTCAGCAATAGCATTTTCATATATTAATCAATCTTTTTTACATACTGTTTTCTGTAATAGTCTGCTAAAAACTATTCAGATTTTTCTATATTCTCACATATCAAAATGAAATCATTAAAGTAACACTGTCAGTATCTAACATTCTGTCCGTTATCTCTGACTTTTTCAAAATTTATATATTATTTTAATTGCAAAGTACATAAAGCTTGCCGTACTTTTCTCTTAAATAATTTATATAATAGTTAGGATTAAACTTTTCCTTCGTAGTGTCCATTATCAGCTCTTCAGGATTTTTATATTTACCATACTGATGAATATTTTCTCTCAGATAGGCATTTATTTTCTCAAAACTTCCGCTTTTCAATTCTTTGTCCACATTGAATTCACTGCACATAGCGTGATAAAACTGGCTTGCGTAAGCACTTCCAAGAGCATAAGATGAAAAATACCCGAATGATCCTCCGGACCAGTGGACATCCTGTAATATACCCTCTTTAAAAGTCTCAGGTCTCACTCCCAGATACTCCTCATATTTATCAGCCCATTTTTTAGGCAGTTCATTCACATCTACCTCTGTTTCAAATATCTCTTTTTCCAGCTCGTAACGTATAAGCACATGGATAGGATAAGTAAGCTCGTCTGCTTCTATTCTTATCAAAGAAGATTTTGAATCATTTACTATTCTGTAAAAACTTTCAAGTGTGATATCTCCCAGTTCCTCAGGAAATTTTTCCTTTAATTTAGGATACAAAGGAATCCAGAAATTCAGATTTCTTCCAAACATATTTTCATACATTCTTGACTGTGATTCATGCACTCCCATTGAAGTCCCCTCACCCAGAATGGTTTTGGAAATTTCATCTTTTATATTCTGTTCGTATATAGCATGTCCGCCTTCGTGTATTGTAGAAAACACAGCGCTTAAAGGGTCACTTTCATAATAGTGTGTAGTTATTCTTACATCTTTATTATCAAAATTCAGTGTAAAAGGATGTTCGCTTTCTTTGATTACACCCTTTGAAAAGTCAAATCCAATATACTCTGCAAGAAATTTTGCAAATTCTTTTTGCTTATCTATACTAAAAGTACCTTTTAATTTATTTTCGCCTTTATTTATTGTATTTATCTTTTTTATCAGAGGTATTAGCTCCTGCTTTATTTTCTTGAAAAACTCATCGGTTTTTTCCACTGTCATTCCTTCTTCGTAGTCGTCAAGAAGTGTATTATACGGATGATCCTTATATCCTCTGTATTTTATAAACTTTTTATTAAAGTTAATTATTTTCTCAAGATATGGTTTGAATATCTCGAAGTCATCGGCATTTTTAGCTTCTTCCCATTTAGCTGTGGCTTCTACTGTAAGCTGTGAATATTCTACATAGTCCTCTTTTGGTATTTTTTCCAGCTTTTCAAAATCTTTTCTGAGAGTTGTTATTACTTTTTTATCAAGATCTGATAAAGGCTCTGTATCTATATTATAAAGCATATTTTTAAATTCATCGTTTATTATCAGGCTG is part of the Sebaldella sp. S0638 genome and harbors:
- a CDS encoding PTS fructose transporter subunit IIB, with the translated sequence MAKINVLSVCGSGTVTSSMLSAKIKEHLGKHGFNVNATEVNPGGIETALGSGSFDFIAYTCPIKDVYGVPIVSAMGFLTGFGEEEFIEEVLTILNSKG
- a CDS encoding potassium transporter TrkG; the encoded protein is MAEKKKRMSVYSVLILSFFFIIIIGTILLSLPVASFPGKRPSVIDSLFIATSAVTVTGLVITDINYTFTLFGKTVLIILVQLGGLGVMTFSSVIVLFLTHKIDYTAKKIIQKDLNYNTLFNIQSYIKNLIKIVFLIEFIGAFCLFFVFIKKFSFLKAVYYAVFHSISAFCNTGFSLFPGSLSEYRTNIPINLIIPMLITLGSLGFTTLNSIYTLLFPKFKSDKKRIRLTLTARLSVIVSLILIILGTVLTLLIEMSNPDTLKNFVFHDKLLLSFFQSVSIRTAGFQTLDLIHMRKPTLIFYMILMFIGASPGSTGGGIKTTTIAVITLGVYTTLSHRKNIEFHKREISWGVFNRAIAIVFISIIYIFVIVFTLSYIEKNQKFILLLFEVISAFGTAGLSLDITPVLTPISKILISLTMFLGRVGPLTVAMALTMKRRKKGTYSYPVDKIQIGC
- a CDS encoding carboxypeptidase M32 → MKDKIFEILEKKKAFDHAIALLHWDLETEAPKKALEKIAATMGFLSAESYSLIINDEFKNMLYNIDTEPLSDLDKKVITTLRKDFEKLEKIPKEDYVEYSQLTVEATAKWEEAKNADDFEIFKPYLEKIINFNKKFIKYRGYKDHPYNTLLDDYEEGMTVEKTDEFFKKIKQELIPLIKKINTINKGENKLKGTFSIDKQKEFAKFLAEYIGFDFSKGVIKESEHPFTLNFDNKDVRITTHYYESDPLSAVFSTIHEGGHAIYEQNIKDEISKTILGEGTSMGVHESQSRMYENMFGRNLNFWIPLYPKLKEKFPEELGDITLESFYRIVNDSKSSLIRIEADELTYPIHVLIRYELEKEIFETEVDVNELPKKWADKYEEYLGVRPETFKEGILQDVHWSGGSFGYFSSYALGSAYASQFYHAMCSEFNVDKELKSGSFEKINAYLRENIHQYGKYKNPEELIMDTTKEKFNPNYYINYLREKYGKLYVLCN
- a CDS encoding PRD domain-containing protein: MHKDTDVKFLSEKLYTVPKTIRYDIKNLNHYLKKYKLPTIEDNKYLRFQKGFKLESFLKNMEITDYKFSERERTEFITARILFNTFEKLTTEKFAFELGVSELTIKKDLKILREEIKAKELVLHFDKKKGFLLTGDEEKIRQKQLKYYVDYNIDYSRNNTETIPDFLKFEIKKILIDYKKNIDTENLYKYVENLSSCLDKIVSNEAHEVLVLYIMILVKRLQTGNHTQEKQILNEYLLLTKEYEVVSNSINQLENKYKISIHKNEVLKIVDYLLGSHTYNFDYSFYENWVETELLVRKIINEVDKNTEIEITKDELLYEGLLNHIKPTIYRIKNNIFFPGLVLEEIISTEKELLETVRKSLTELENYIGCKISNIETALFTVHFKLAIERAKEKQVKIYRILLVCSTGYATSNLLSQQLSAEYNIEIAELIPYYKVFEYDFSNIDLIISTIDIEKKIIKKNINIIKVGVVLSDSDRKSIRDAGVNKRVSKIKLTEILEILRSSENFQNMENLGDSLINKFGGKILDDRENGGYTSKERLSSFLTLENIMVSDEEADWIKTVNTAGGILLKNGYINEGYIDNIIGNINKNGVYMVLKNEFILLHAERQNNVFRTGIAFLRKKIPVEFPGMYMVRNILAISCHSKAELSGSFEDILKLSENTEFLKEMENIRDSEAVFSLIKKYTEI
- a CDS encoding PTS transporter subunit IIC, giving the protein MFFQTLKSIFDTFGPAIFVPAVLFIIALIMKVNVKKAFNSALLAGVGLTGFNMLIGAYIPVIVPTVQKMVDITGINLPVIDTGWQASAIVGYSTKIGMIFVGLGLLFQAVLFLLKWTNIFMPGDLWNNYSYMLWGSMLYFVTGNLWLSLGCMLVMNLYTLLLAEVVQKRWSKYYGYPNCTITAPHHIESVPYAIVMDWILNKLGANKIKLDPENLKKRLGLLGEPMFLGLILGLFLGILGNLKDLGQLASWGEIATVGISTAAVLAIFPKVAGIFASAFQILTEASRGTAKAGGKSREWYLAINDAAGYGEPATLITGIMLIPIILAASFLLPGNKTLSVSG
- a CDS encoding NAD(P)-dependent oxidoreductase, whose protein sequence is MQRHFFFRGIKHYPFLDKEKLEKEGLGDVELVSLEELFKNSDIISLHIRLTDQTKNFVNMGLLSLMKENAYLINTARAGILDEEALIKVLGEKKIAGAALDVFWEEPIPENHPILKLDNVTLTTHIAGDTVDAIPKAPKLLVNEMNEFLNNGKMDMIINQKAAENFKL
- a CDS encoding bifunctional 2-polyprenyl-6-hydroxyphenol methylase/3-demethylubiquinol 3-O-methyltransferase UbiG produces the protein MLFYKDISIYYGKIFPLNPVAVKFLEEEFNGKKKILDLACGDGKYSDALLTHDRDITGVDLDKGMLEEAEKKFDKRKNIKFIFGNMLELSSVFKRERFDAVFCIGNSLVHLTSTNKIKKALRELNSVMQNNGKLVVQIINYNRILNENINFLPTIKNEDIEFIRNYHRHGNSRIIDFHTILKMPDGDIESHQELYSLTKDELIFLAEKEGFTLESVYSSFKKEEWNDQSLQSVFVFVKN
- a CDS encoding PTS sugar transporter subunit IIA — protein: MRLLDKNFIELNVEQNSRDSLLKYMGGKLLAENIVKETYPQAIVDREKEFPTGILCRNISIAIPHTTGEHVNEPKIAVAVLKNPVEFCMMGEPAQKVEASVIIMIAINNPDMQIDFLQKLVTVIENHELLLNVKNAASIDEVYELLSFLNEIK